The nucleotide sequence TAAAATTATAAACTTGCTAAATAACGTTCGGCATCTAAAGCCGCAATACAGCCCGATCCAGCAGCAGTAATTGCTTGTCGGTAATCTTTATCCTGCACATCACCACACGCAAAAACGCCGGGAACGTTTGTTTTAGATGTTTTTCCTTCGGTGATTAAATACCCTGTTTCGTCCATCGTTAATTGTCCGGCGAAAATATCGGTATTAGGTTTGTGACCAATTGCCACAAAAACACCTGTAACAGCGATTTCCTTTTTCTCGTTGGTTTTATTATTCACTATACGCACTCCGTTAACAATTTGTCCGTCGCCCAAAACTTCATCAATTTCGGTGCTCATTAAAATTTCAATGTTTGGTGTGTTTTTCACACGTTCCTCCATGATTTTTGATGCACGAAATTTTTCAGAACGAACCAGCATAGTAACTTTTTTACATAAATGCGACAAATAATGGGCTTCTTCACAAGCCGAATCGCCTGCACCAACAATAATTACTTCTTGATTACGGTAGAAAAAACCATCGCAAACTGCACAAGCCGATACACCGCCACCCATTTGCAAATAGTGCTGTTCAGACGGAATACCTAAGTATTTAGCTGTTGCCCCTGTTGATATAATTACTGTTTTTGCATGAATTTCAATCGTGTCATTGATCCATATTTTTTTCAATTCGCCCGATAAATCAACCTTGGTAGCAAAACCGTCACGTACATCTGTTCCAAAACGCTTAGCTTGCGCTTGCAGTTGCATCATCATTTCTGGACCTGTAACCCCATCTGGATAGCCTGGGAAATTTTCTACTTCATTTGTTGTGGTTAACTGACCGCCAGGTTGCATTCCTTGATACAATACAGGATTCATATTGGCACGAGCCGCATAAATCGCCGCAGTATAACCTGCTGGCCCCGAACCTATTATTAAACATTTTACCGTTTCTATAGTTGTTGACATATTTTTTTACATTGTTTTTTAACGATTACAAAAATAGCTATTTATCAATGGATTCAAAAGAAAGTTCTGTTTTAAATAACTATGGTATAATCGATTCGCTCTATGAGTAAATATTTTTTTATCTTTTTTTAAAATTTTACGCATTAAATAAAAAAAACATGTATATTTGCACTCGAATTATTGAAAACAATTCGGGGTGTAGCGTAGCCCGGTCATCGCGCCTGGTTTGGGACCAGGAGGTCGCAGGTTCGAATCCTGCCACCCCGACAAAAAAGAGACTTCTAAAATGGAAGTCTTTTTTTATTTTAAAACAGTGTTATGTTTTATACTTATATTTTATATAGTACCAAGTCTTTGAAGTATTATGTTGGGCAAACCAATAATTTATCCGACAGAATCAATCGGCACAACGCGGCACAACAAATTGCAACTAAAAACGGCATCCCGTGGATTTTAATAACTTATTTTGAATGTCAGTCGAGAAGTGAAGCGGTTCAACTCGAAAACAAAATAAAAAAAAGAGGTGCTAAAAGATTTCTTTTTGATATTGGATTTTATGAAATATAATCGCGTCCCGCCTGGCGGGAAGGTCGCAGGTTCGAATCCTGCCACCCCGACAAAAAAGAGACTTCTAAAATGGAAGTCTTTTTTTATTTTAAAACAGTGTTATGTTTTATACTTATATTTTATATAGTACCAAGTCTTTGAAGTATTATGTTGGGCAAACCAATAATTTATCCGACAGAATCAATCGGCACAACGCGGCACAACAAATTGCAACTAAAAACGGCATCCCGTGGATTTTAATAACTTATTTTGAATGTCAGTCGAGAAGTGAAGCGGTTCAACTCGAAAACAAAATAAAAAAAAGAGGTGCTAAAAGATTTCTTTTTGATATTGGATTTTATGAAATATAATCGCGTCCCGCCTGGCGGGAAGGTCGCAGGTTCGAATCCTGCCACCCCGACAAAAAAGAGACTTCTAAAATGGAAGTCTTTTTTTATTTTAAAACAGTGTTATGTTTTATACTTATATTTTATATAGTACCAAGTCTTTGAAGTATTATGTTGGGCAAACCAATAATTTATCCGACAGAATCAATCGGCACAACGCGGCACAACAAATTGCAACTAAAAACGGCATCCCGTGGATTTTAATAACTTATTTTGAATGTCAGTCGAGAAGTGAAGCGGTTCAACTCGAAAACAAAATAAAAAAAAGAGGTGCTAAAAGATTTCTTTTTGATATTGGATTTTATGAAATATAATCGCGTCCCGCCTGGCGGGAAGGTCGCAGGTTCGAATCCTGCCACCCCGACAAAAAAGAGACTTCTAAAATGGAAGTCTTTTTTTATTTTAAAACAGTGTTATGTTTTATACTTATATTTTATATAGTACCAAGTCTTTGAAGTATTATGTTGGGCAAACCAATAATTTATCCGACAGAATCAATCGGCACAACACGGCACAACAAATTGCAACTAAAAACGGCATCCCGTGGATTTTAATAACTTATTTTGAATGTCAGTCGAGAAGTGAAGCGGTTCAACTCGAAAACAAAATAAAAAAAAGAGGTGCTAAAAGATTTCTTTTTGATATTGGATTTTATGAAATATAATCGCGTCCCGCCTGGCGGGAAGGTCGCAGGTTCGAATCCTGCCACCCCGACAAAAAAGAGACTTCTAAAATGGAAGTCTTTTTTTATTTTAAAACAGTGTTATGTTTTATACTTATATTTTATATAGTACCAAGTCTTTGAAGTATTATGTTGGGCAAACCAATAATTTATCCGACAGAATCAATCGGCACAACACGGCACAACAAATTGCAACTAAAAACGGCATCCCGTGGATTTTAATAACTTATTTTGAATGTCAGTCGAGAAGTGAAGCGGTTCAACTCGAAAACAAAATAAAAAAAAGAGGTGGTAAAAGATTTCTTTTTGATATTGGATTTTATGAAATATAATCGCGTCCCGCCTGGCGGGAAGGTCACAGGTTCGAATCCTGCCACCCCGACAACACTTGCACTAAGTGAAGTCATAAACCCGCAAATTCTAAGGATTTGCGGTTTTTTTGTTTTTATTTCATATCAAAATATCCCAGTTTATATCAACCTATCCGTGAGCGATTAAGTGAGTAATACTTTTAAATTGTTCTAAAAAGGGGTAAGTTTACAGTTTCTTTAATGTTAATTTAAACAAAAAACCTCAAACTTTTCAGCTTGAGGTTTTTCGTATTTATGAAAAAAATTACTATTTCACTTCTTCGTAATCTACGTCTTGGGTAGCATCGCCACTGTCTTGTGTTGGCTCAGCTTGTGATGCACCACCCTGTTGTGTGTCTGCTTGGGCTTTGTACATTTCTTCTGAAGCTGCCTTCCAAGCTTCGTTGATTTTGTCTAAAGCCGGTTGAATTGTTTCTACATTACGAGTTTCGTAAGCTTTTTTCAATTCTTCCAATGCGCCTTCGATATTCGATTTGTTACCATCTGATAATTTATCACCAAACTCTTTCAATTGCTTTTCGGTTTGGAAAATCATTCCGTCTGCTTCGTTTAATTTATCGGCAGTTTCTTTCGCTTTTTTGTCGCTTTCTGCGTTTGCTTCTGCTTCTTTCTTCATTCGTTCGATTTCCTCTGCTGTTAATCCAGAAGAAGCTTCAATACGAATATCGTGTGATTTACCTGTGCCTTTATCAGTTGCCGATACTTTAATGATACCGTTTGCATCAATATCAAAAGTAACTTCAATTTGTGGCACTCCGCGTTGTGCTGGTGGAATTCCGTCTAAATGGAAACGACCAATTGTATTGTTATCATTTGCCATTGGGCGTTCTCCTTGCAACACGTGAATTTCTACCGATGGTTGGTTATCTACCGCTGTTGAAAACACTTGCGATTTTTTGGTAGGAATGGTTGTGTTCGACTCAATTAATTTTGTAAAAACACCACCCATTGTTTCAATTCCTAATGATAAAGGTGTAACGTCTAACAACAATACATCTTTCACATCGCCTGTTAAAACACCTCCTTGAATAGCTGCTCCTAAAGCAACAACTTCGTCTGGATTTACGCCTTTTGATGGTTTTTTTCCAAAGAATTTTTCTACGTGTTCTTGAATTACAGGAATACGTGTTGATCCACCTACCAAGATTACCTCATCGATATCTGAGATGGATAACCCTGCATCTTGTAATGCTTTTTTACATGGTTCCATTGAACGACGTACTAAATCGTCTGCTAATTGCTCAAATTTTGCACGAGTTAATGTTTGCACCAAGTGTTTTGGTCCTGTAGCTGTAGCAGTTACATACGGTAAGTTGATTTCCGTTTGAGCTGAAGAAGACAATTCGATTTTCGCTTTTTCTGCTGCTTCTTTTAAACGTTGAAGTGCCATTGGATCTTGGCGTAAATCTACACCTTCAGCTGCATTAAATTCGTTTGCTAACCAATTAATGATTACTTGGTCAAAATCGTCACCTCCTAAATGCGTGTCTCCGTTTGTTGATAATACTTCAAAAACACCGTCACCTAATTCTAAGATCGAGATATCAAAAGTACCACCACCTAAATCGTAAACTGCAATCTTTTTGTCTTGGCTGCCTTTATCCAAACCGTAAGCCAATGCTGCAGCAGTAGGTTCGTTGATAATAC is from Paenimyroides aestuarii and encodes:
- the trxB gene encoding thioredoxin-disulfide reductase, which produces MSTTIETVKCLIIGSGPAGYTAAIYAARANMNPVLYQGMQPGGQLTTTNEVENFPGYPDGVTGPEMMMQLQAQAKRFGTDVRDGFATKVDLSGELKKIWINDTIEIHAKTVIISTGATAKYLGIPSEQHYLQMGGGVSACAVCDGFFYRNQEVIIVGAGDSACEEAHYLSHLCKKVTMLVRSEKFRASKIMEERVKNTPNIEILMSTEIDEVLGDGQIVNGVRIVNNKTNEKKEIAVTGVFVAIGHKPNTDIFAGQLTMDETGYLITEGKTSKTNVPGVFACGDVQDKDYRQAITAAGSGCIAALDAERYLASL
- a CDS encoding GIY-YIG nuclease family protein translates to MFYTYILYSTKSLKYYVGQTNNLSDRINRHNAAQQIATKNGIPWILITYFECQSRSEAVQLENKIKKRGAKRFLFDIGFYEI
- a CDS encoding GIY-YIG nuclease family protein, whose amino-acid sequence is MFYTYILYSTKSLKYYVGQTNNLSDRINRHNTAQQIATKNGIPWILITYFECQSRSEAVQLENKIKKRGAKRFLFDIGFYEI
- a CDS encoding GIY-YIG nuclease family protein, which translates into the protein MFYTYILYSTKSLKYYVGQTNNLSDRINRHNTAQQIATKNGIPWILITYFECQSRSEAVQLENKIKKRGGKRFLFDIGFYEI
- the dnaK gene encoding molecular chaperone DnaK, which encodes MSKIIGIDLGTTNSCVAVMEGNEAVVIPNAEGKRTTPSVIAFVEGGEIKVGDPAKRQAVTNPTKTIASIKRFMGEKFSEVQKELEHTAYKVVKGDNDTPRVDVDGRLYTPQELSAMTLQKMKKTAEDYLGQTVTQAVITVPAYFNDAQRQATKEAGQIAGLEVMRIINEPTAAALAYGLDKGSQDKKIAVYDLGGGTFDISILELGDGVFEVLSTNGDTHLGGDDFDQVIINWLANEFNAAEGVDLRQDPMALQRLKEAAEKAKIELSSSAQTEINLPYVTATATGPKHLVQTLTRAKFEQLADDLVRRSMEPCKKALQDAGLSISDIDEVILVGGSTRIPVIQEHVEKFFGKKPSKGVNPDEVVALGAAIQGGVLTGDVKDVLLLDVTPLSLGIETMGGVFTKLIESNTTIPTKKSQVFSTAVDNQPSVEIHVLQGERPMANDNNTIGRFHLDGIPPAQRGVPQIEVTFDIDANGIIKVSATDKGTGKSHDIRIEASSGLTAEEIERMKKEAEANAESDKKAKETADKLNEADGMIFQTEKQLKEFGDKLSDGNKSNIEGALEELKKAYETRNVETIQPALDKINEAWKAASEEMYKAQADTQQGGASQAEPTQDSGDATQDVDYEEVK